In the Arachis ipaensis cultivar K30076 chromosome B04, Araip1.1, whole genome shotgun sequence genome, AACCAACTTGCTCTTACTAGAAACTAAACTGCTAACTAACTAATGAGTGAGGCTGAGTTTCTAATTACAGCTAACTAACCACTAACCGCCACTAATAACCGGTTTAACTAACATTCACTATTCAGTAATATGCTCTCTCAAGCTAGTGATTTTGACAATTGTAAAATCCTAGTTTAGATTGCAATCTAAAAAGTGATGAGAAATTTAGTTAGAAAACAAGCAATGTGATTTTTGGATGAGATGGATAGCtggttcattttttctttttggtatcATATCTTGCACTACATGGTAGTTGCTCTCGATATATTTGGTACGTTAAATTTTTTACAAACAATTactaataaatattttttgttcagtCTGCATTTTGGTGTGGTACATTGTGAAGTTTGATTAAGTAATTACTATTCAAATCAATTTGGTTTGACCGAGTGATCAGCTTAAGCGgactaaaaaattttaatatggaaGCAAAATGAGTGATATACTTTAACAtggtaatttttggtgttttttaaaattgtgggagtatacaaatcggagggtcggatttgtgtttaaaaagttgaaaaaaatttagaatacacaaatcggagggtccgatttgtgttaaaaaattgaaaaaactcagagtacacaaatcggaccatgcgagttgtttgattttaaaatttgcttAAGAAATCGCATAGTCCGACCTGTGGTTGGGCAAATATGAATTTCAGAAGCTAGAAAACGGACTCTCCGAGTTGTTTGTTGTTgtcaatttttttatgaaatggAATATCAAACTCAATTTGGACCGTCCGTTTACTGATGGAGAACTCGCATGGTCCGGGTTGGGTAAATATGAATTTCAGAAGCTAGAAAACGAACCCTCCGAGTTATTTGTTGTTGccaatttttttatgaaatggAATATCAAACGCAATTTGGACCGTCCCTTTACTGATGGAGAACTCGCATGGTCCGAGTTCTGTTCTACTGACACGACATGGCTGTGAAGCACCTGTATTTCCCATATCCGAGTTTAACACCACTTTTGTTTCCATGTTCAAATTAAAAAGTGGCTTAAGCGTTTGCTTAAACTAGTGTCAGGAATTCAAATTCCGCCTTGTGCATATAGTAAACCATTAGTTAGAGAAATTCTTTATGGAGATCAGATCCGCGACAAATTAGTTTTTGGTCTATCCAATCAAAGGATACCATGGGTAACCAAACCAAAAAGAGAATTACtactcataaataaaataaaccaaaTAATATAAAACCTCTTAACAGGCTCATTCTGACAGCATAGGGTTTTGTGGCCCATCTTCATATTAATTTAGGGTTTACAAATGTGATGAGGCAATTAAGATGCAGActccaataattaattaattgattgccAAATGACAGTATCttcatttatttaatttgttgattATCATCAGAATAATAATAAGAGCAATGACAAAAAATATTGCTTCATCCTGAAATCTAATAATCACCAAGTCAAAACAAAAATCAtgcaagaagaaaaaaataaaattcaaccaATGTCATGATTAAACTTCCAAAAACCGAAAGAGATGTGGTAGACTTTCAGATATGGAATCATTGTCCCTCCAAAATTGTCAGTAGAGTGAACCAACAAGAGTCATGGGGGGTGAAAATTGTGAAAACCCTCCCTTATTTGAAGGATCTTACATACATTTTATAAGCTTATAAAACTTTATATTATAACATGTTACATGTAATGACATAAATTGACATGTCACTTTCCTCTTATTTCTGACCCCATGTGAGTGTCTCTTGAAGGAAGAGACCCCCCAACCGTGAGCCAGCACAGATTCATGCTCATCTCCCTCCCTTGCCTGAAACAGTGTGAGGCGAATTTGGTAACTGTCTCAACAtagaaatataaataataaaaggtgaaaactcatgtacagtcgacttcacgtgaagttgatagttgagagccgttagatgatttgactaatttgactaaattttcatctaatgacTTTTCGCTATCAACTTCATGTAAAATCAACTGCACTTGAGTTATCACCATAATAAAATATAGTAAAATTTCAGGTACAgttaacttcatgtgaagttgataattgagaattGTTAGATTACAATTTAGTCAAAgttgtcaaatcatttaacgactctcaactatcaacttcacatgaaattaACTGAGGTTTTATGTAAAATATTTAGTCGTCTAATTAAGAATCGCACTCACTTGACCTGATCTAACaagatttttcttttttactatttttaggaCTTGAATGTGAGAATTTCGGTTAACATTTAAAAAGACCAAAATATCCATCATTTGGACTAATTTGGTTTtgattgttatatatttttttgtagcTCCTGGTTTTTATGAACCTCTCTACACTCCACAAAGTGGTATTTTATGGGTGAAGGGGatctttctttcacttctcaccATCTATTTGTTAATCTTTGTGATGGGACTAATCCATATGATATATGAGGGTGCTTAATCTTCTTAAGTGGAGTTAAAGCTAAAGGCTACTATTGGAGCTCATGCTTATGATTTGCAAGTGTTGCTttcaataaagaaagagaaagagagaaagaatgtGCTTTTTGGTTGGCCCTTTTAGCATATTGGTGTTCTTTTGGGGGAGGCTTTAGCAATTTGCAACTAAGGTTTGTTGTTATTATGTCAAAGCTTTATTGGTAGGGAGGAGAATGTTATGtggataaaataataatattacatTGAAACTCTAGTACTTGTATTCTCTCTGTTGAATTTGAGGTTTTGATTTGGTTGTATTTATAGTGCACATGTTCTGTTTGATGTTTTGTTTTCTCTGGATTGAGGTTTGAGGTAAGTTGCAAGAGTTGTTGTGTTTCAATGTGATTTTTTGAGGGTCAATAATGAAATCTTTGAGTAGTGTAGGTCTTGGTTTGAGCATTGTTTTCTGTTGCCTCTTGTTAGCTTTGGTAGCTGAAGTTTACTATTTGTTATGGTGGAAGAAGAGGATAACAACCAATAATAGAGAGATTGAGAATCATAACTATGGCAACCCTTTCAAAGAGCTTTTATATATGTTTTGTTGGAAGAAGCCATCACCATCaacattatcattatcatcatcatctttgaGGCACAATACAGGTTTCACTTGTTCTTCAATGAGTACCAGTGACACCCTTGTTCATGACCCTGAATCACAAACTAACAACAAAGAATTTCACTTCAAACCCTTTGGTGAAGATGCTGAGTACATGAGGCAACAAGAGCTATTAGGCCCTCCAAGATTCTTGTTCACAATAGTTGAAGAATCAAAGGAAGATTTAGAATCTGATGATGGAAAATCTAAGGGAAAAGGTTCAAGAGGTAGAAGCTTAGGTGATTTGCTTGTTGTGGAAACACCATATTTGACTCCTAATGCATCTCCATCATTCTTCACTCCTCCTTTCACTCCAAGTAGTCCTTACAACCAGCATGGATTCAATCCTCTTTTCGAGTCCACAACTGAATCCGAGTTTAATAGGATTAAGTCGTCACCTCCTCCAAAGTTCAAGTTCTTGCAAGAAGCAGAAGAGAAGCTTAGAAGAAAGTTACAAGAAGGTGAAAACAATAAGGGAAATAATAATGTAGATGAGGTTGATGATTGTTCCACGATGACAACCATTGTTGATAAGAAAACAGAAAGAGAGGTTAACAACCATTctcatcatcataatcatcatcatcatcataatctaCCACAGCACCATTCAAGCTCTTCACAGGTACTTCCCTTAGCTTCTTGAATCTTTGACATATTTCCACAGGAAGAGACCATCTAACACCAAAGTTCTGTCAATCAAACTAGAGGgagtttctcttttctttttctttctttttctttttctcattaaTCTCTCTAATTACATTGTGATGAATTCCACTTTGTTTTTAGATTTTGGAATTTGTTTCCTCCACTGTTGAGTTGTTTTGGGATGCAGTTAAAACTCAATCTGCTATGCCAGTTGTTCAATGTACTCTGAACGTTACAAAGTATTTTCTGCCCAGAAAAGGTTTAAAGGTGGGACTAATGCAATTGGGAAATTATGGGGTTGCTTTATTTTATTGAATTTCCATTTTCCTAATGTAGCTGACATTGTAATTACtaatattattgttat is a window encoding:
- the LOC107635659 gene encoding lateral signaling target protein 2 homolog; amino-acid sequence: MKSLSSVGLGLSIVFCCLLLALVAEVYYLLWWKKRITTNNREIENHNYGNPFKELLYMFCWKKPSPSTLSLSSSSLRHNTGFTCSSMSTSDTLVHDPESQTNNKEFHFKPFGEDAEYMRQQELLGPPRFLFTIVEESKEDLESDDGKSKGKGSRGRSLGDLLVVETPYLTPNASPSFFTPPFTPSSPYNQHGFNPLFESTTESEFNRIKSSPPPKFKFLQEAEEKLRRKLQEGENNKGNNNVDEVDDCSTMTTIVDKKTEREVNNHSHHHNHHHHHNLPQHHSSSSQILEFVSSTVELFWDAVKTQSAMPVVQCTLNVTKYFLPRKGLKVGLMQLGNYGVALFY